A single Pseudoalteromonas phenolica DNA region contains:
- a CDS encoding sphingomyelin phosphodiesterase has protein sequence MKLLRVFVCVLALLSAHSKADTLKVMAYNIMQLNVQDWDQANRAQRLPNVISQLSDSPDVILISEAFSSQSEAALAQLAQLYPYQTPNVGEDCSGAGWQSLTGNCSNSPFVIRGGVVILSKYPIITQRAHVFNHSLTDSWDYLANKGFAYVEIEKHGKRYHLIGTHLQATHDGDTEAEHIVRMGQLQEIQDFIQSEQIPTSEPVIIGGDMNVEWSKQSEITDMLEVVRSRLIFNTPEVGSFSAKHNWFTKANAYYFDYSLEYNDTLDYVLWHTEHKQPTNAPEMLVRYPKAERDFYWRYLRGNWNLPSGRFYHDGYYNELSDHYPVQVNFEF, from the coding sequence ATGAAATTACTGCGTGTCTTTGTGTGTGTTTTAGCTTTACTCAGCGCACACAGCAAAGCCGATACACTTAAAGTGATGGCTTATAATATTATGCAATTAAACGTGCAAGATTGGGATCAAGCAAATCGTGCACAGCGCTTACCAAACGTCATATCTCAATTAAGTGACAGTCCTGATGTTATTCTTATCAGTGAAGCCTTTAGCAGCCAATCAGAAGCTGCATTAGCACAACTCGCTCAACTTTATCCTTATCAAACTCCCAATGTTGGCGAAGACTGTAGTGGTGCTGGCTGGCAAAGCTTAACGGGTAACTGCTCGAATAGCCCCTTTGTGATCCGCGGTGGGGTGGTGATTTTATCTAAGTACCCCATCATTACGCAAAGAGCTCATGTGTTTAATCACAGCCTGACTGATAGTTGGGATTATTTAGCAAACAAAGGTTTCGCTTATGTTGAAATAGAAAAACATGGCAAACGTTACCACCTTATTGGTACACATTTACAAGCAACGCATGATGGCGACACAGAAGCTGAACATATTGTGAGAATGGGTCAATTACAAGAGATACAAGACTTCATTCAAAGCGAGCAAATTCCCACTTCTGAGCCGGTCATTATCGGTGGCGATATGAACGTAGAGTGGAGCAAGCAATCTGAAATTACAGATATGCTCGAAGTGGTTCGCAGCCGTCTAATTTTCAACACACCTGAAGTTGGCTCTTTCTCTGCAAAACACAACTGGTTTACCAAAGCTAACGCCTACTATTTCGACTACAGCTTAGAGTATAACGACACGCTCGATTATGTACTTTGGCATACAGAGCATAAGCAGCCGACCAATGCCCCAGAAATGTTAGTACGTTACCCAAAAGCAGAGCGTGACTTTTACTGGCGTTACCTACGCGGAAATTGGAACTTACCCTCTGGCCGTTTTTATCATGATGGATACTATAACGAGCTGTCTGATCACTACCCAGTGCAAGTTAACTTTGAATTTTAA
- a CDS encoding helix-turn-helix domain-containing protein, with product MKEKTLDIGEVAKLSGFSAATLRYYEQRGLIKAVARKGLRRQFDGAVLEKLTLISLGRLANLSLDEIAGMFGEKSQLEINRAKLRLKAQEVDEQITRLKATRDSLLHVAECPAEHHLQCPKFQKLMRVANKLK from the coding sequence ATGAAAGAGAAAACATTGGATATTGGTGAGGTTGCAAAATTGTCAGGGTTCAGTGCTGCAACACTTAGATACTATGAACAAAGAGGGCTGATAAAAGCCGTTGCACGCAAGGGTTTGCGTCGCCAATTTGATGGTGCAGTTTTAGAAAAGTTAACTTTGATCTCACTGGGTCGCTTGGCTAATTTATCATTAGATGAAATAGCAGGCATGTTTGGCGAGAAATCACAGCTAGAAATAAATAGGGCAAAACTGCGACTCAAAGCACAAGAGGTAGATGAGCAAATTACACGTTTAAAAGCCACACGAGATAGCTTGCTGCATGTTGCAGAATGCCCTGCAGAGCATCATTTACAGTGTCCTAAATTTCAAAAATTAATGCGTGTTGCGAATAAACTTAAATAA
- a CDS encoding DUF2938 domain-containing protein, translating into MNQEIFFYILLIGIGATVAMDLYAILIKKLFAVPSLNYALLGRWLLLMPRGQLVHQNIAATHYVKGEVFVGWSAHYAIGVIFAFIFINITGLSWLSAPELLPILLFSFLSVSLPFFIMQPCFGMGFAASRLPSANRARLKSICTHLVFGLGVYASALLVNLF; encoded by the coding sequence ATGAACCAAGAAATTTTCTTTTATATTTTACTTATAGGTATCGGTGCCACGGTCGCCATGGACTTATACGCAATTCTGATCAAAAAGCTATTTGCGGTCCCCTCTCTTAATTACGCACTGCTCGGTCGGTGGCTTTTACTCATGCCTCGCGGACAGCTCGTCCATCAAAATATTGCCGCAACACATTACGTAAAAGGTGAAGTATTCGTAGGGTGGTCAGCACATTATGCAATCGGTGTTATCTTTGCTTTTATATTTATCAATATCACAGGGCTAAGTTGGTTAAGCGCACCCGAATTGCTACCAATTTTGCTGTTTTCGTTTTTGAGCGTGTCACTTCCCTTTTTTATCATGCAACCTTGTTTTGGTATGGGCTTCGCTGCATCAAGGTTACCTTCAGCAAATCGAGCAAGGCTAAAAAGTATTTGCACCCATTTGGTGTTCGGGTTGGGGGTCTATGCGAGTGCCCTGCTAGTTAATTTATTTTAA
- a CDS encoding DJ-1/PfpI family protein — MKILMITGDFVEDYENMVPFQALQAVGYQVDAVCPNKKAGDVIATAIHDFEGHQTYTEKPGHNFTLNADFSAASADDYDGLYLPGGRAPEYLRLDENVIGLIKAFADTNKPIASICHGPQLLSAANIITGKRISAYPACKPEIILAGAEYVSVEMDQAVTDGNLVTAPAWPAHPEFLKQFIALLNKA, encoded by the coding sequence ATGAAAATCTTAATGATCACCGGTGATTTTGTAGAAGACTATGAAAACATGGTGCCGTTTCAAGCACTGCAAGCCGTGGGCTATCAAGTTGATGCTGTTTGCCCAAATAAAAAAGCGGGCGATGTGATTGCCACGGCTATTCATGATTTTGAAGGACATCAAACTTATACCGAAAAACCCGGTCACAACTTTACGTTAAATGCTGATTTTTCTGCAGCAAGTGCCGACGATTACGATGGGCTTTACTTACCTGGTGGTCGTGCACCTGAGTATTTGCGATTGGATGAGAATGTGATCGGTCTTATCAAAGCATTCGCTGACACTAACAAGCCAATTGCTTCTATCTGCCATGGCCCGCAATTGTTGTCGGCTGCTAATATCATTACAGGCAAGCGTATTTCTGCTTACCCGGCTTGCAAACCAGAGATTATACTTGCAGGCGCTGAATATGTGTCAGTAGAAATGGATCAGGCCGTCACCGACGGTAACTTAGTCACAGCCCCAGCATGGCCTGCACATCCTGAATTTTTAAAACAGTTTATCGCTCTATTAAATAAAGCATAA
- a CDS encoding ribbon-helix-helix domain-containing protein — MCQLFIGANQDCWKNITRSLRIDGVTTSIRLEHFFWRVLEEIAFRDDLSVGQLITRLYHESLDADHDIGNFTSFLRVCCGRYLSLAADGEITRDALDPLVEVNAEKLLEREKTAAEKRKARFAKSDSNPH; from the coding sequence ATGTGCCAACTTTTTATCGGAGCCAACCAAGATTGTTGGAAGAACATCACACGTTCGCTACGTATTGATGGCGTCACCACTTCAATTCGTCTTGAGCATTTTTTTTGGCGTGTATTAGAAGAAATCGCCTTTAGAGACGACCTGAGTGTTGGGCAACTTATTACTCGTTTGTATCACGAGTCACTCGATGCCGATCATGATATAGGTAACTTCACGTCGTTTTTGCGAGTGTGTTGTGGCCGTTATTTATCACTGGCGGCTGATGGCGAAATAACCCGAGATGCACTCGACCCATTGGTTGAGGTAAATGCTGAAAAGTTACTTGAACGCGAAAAAACAGCGGCTGAAAAACGCAAAGCCCGTTTTGCCAAAAGTGATTCCAACCCGCATTAA
- a CDS encoding L-dopachrome tautomerase-related protein: MKIIKILMLLITSLSLFDAQATLIKVASLPNSTPPGNIAISPEDRVFFSVHGFYGHSVKVMELEENGQAVPYPNEAWAHKPNELGQGLNDVLGLNVDRRGILWLLDGATPTSNARLVAWNTHTETLHKIIYLGFPVTNNTSFVNDLAIDYSNNAIYITDVGSAKTSALIVVDLTTGQARRVLEGSKYTTPENLNMVIDGRVITLGDQPARIGANPITISPDNRWVYFGAMSGLSLYRIETKYLADNTLTNSELESHVVRYGNKPISDGITADNAGNVYVTSITDNSIGVVKPDGKYSTLYQGEPLSWPDGFAVGPNNQIYFTVNELHKSPVLNKGKDESSGKFAIYRFDAIAEATVGR, encoded by the coding sequence ATGAAAATCATCAAAATCTTGATGTTACTCATTACCAGCTTGAGCCTATTCGATGCTCAAGCAACACTCATCAAAGTCGCTTCTCTGCCAAATTCCACGCCCCCAGGCAACATAGCAATCAGCCCCGAAGACCGAGTGTTTTTTAGTGTGCACGGTTTTTACGGTCATTCAGTAAAAGTCATGGAATTAGAAGAAAATGGCCAAGCAGTGCCATACCCAAATGAGGCTTGGGCACACAAACCAAACGAACTTGGTCAGGGCCTTAACGATGTACTGGGCTTAAATGTCGATCGCAGAGGCATTTTATGGCTGCTTGATGGCGCCACGCCAACGAGTAACGCGCGCTTAGTCGCTTGGAACACCCACACTGAGACTTTACATAAAATTATTTATCTAGGTTTTCCGGTCACCAATAATACGAGTTTCGTTAACGACTTAGCCATTGATTACAGCAACAACGCCATTTATATCACCGATGTAGGCTCAGCAAAAACGTCGGCGCTTATCGTAGTCGATCTCACGACAGGCCAAGCTCGCAGAGTACTTGAAGGCAGCAAATATACCACTCCTGAAAATCTTAATATGGTTATTGATGGCCGTGTTATCACGCTTGGCGATCAGCCAGCACGCATTGGCGCAAATCCGATTACCATCAGCCCTGATAATCGCTGGGTATATTTTGGCGCGATGAGTGGCTTAAGTCTTTATCGCATTGAGACAAAGTATCTTGCAGATAACACATTGACTAATTCTGAACTTGAAAGCCATGTCGTTCGCTATGGTAACAAGCCAATTTCAGATGGTATCACCGCCGATAATGCCGGTAATGTCTATGTAACATCAATTACCGACAATAGTATTGGCGTAGTAAAACCTGACGGTAAGTACTCTACGTTATATCAGGGTGAGCCTTTAAGCTGGCCAGACGGATTTGCAGTTGGTCCTAATAATCAAATCTATTTCACAGTTAATGAATTGCATAAATCACCCGTTTTAAACAAGGGCAAAGACGAAAGTAGCGGAAAGTTCGCGATTTATCGTTTTGACGCCATCGCCGAAGCAACGGTAGGACGATAG
- a CDS encoding jacalin-like lectin — MVKSVFTFLICVFFVGGVQANSVTDYLATKDYWSSLGGIGGNGFDLTEGLSKSIPGDKISVITVSYRDKYISGIKLDYLYGGSSKTGQFHNDEDVVELDYDEYIYGTSVYWHPNPYDVYTEVVSVLQLMTNKRNIWLGKENGYSGGAGNMFTYNNSLALAGLKGKSGLLIDSLQPVVYKPLELEFYDLNWGDESISWSESSAYISETIAANSTSREQSSSFTITYSETNGITDSWSNTNGITTSMGVSLEKEVSFWKFAGVKFGWEFSLAHEFSRTVGEEVSTETTVEGSSTDSLVVPSGSVYALKSVVYHNKGMIPYTARYINKYDGELFEVSGSIEATEYATKFTQWLEIGYVSDEGQVILYDQYQDEFSPFLPQSRSISSSYNLNSLSPIPQGTASFEIKSTNGDSLGVIDNVSISLDDSNWVMSEEEYLFRRINGID; from the coding sequence ATGGTAAAAAGTGTATTTACTTTTTTGATATGTGTGTTTTTTGTAGGGGGAGTGCAAGCAAATAGTGTGACCGATTATTTGGCAACTAAGGACTACTGGTCAAGCTTGGGGGGTATTGGGGGTAATGGCTTTGATCTAACTGAGGGTCTTTCAAAGAGTATTCCTGGAGATAAAATATCGGTAATTACGGTTTCGTACAGGGATAAATATATTTCGGGAATTAAGCTAGATTACTTATATGGTGGAAGTTCAAAAACGGGTCAATTCCACAACGATGAGGATGTTGTTGAATTAGATTATGATGAGTATATCTATGGTACGTCTGTTTATTGGCACCCAAACCCTTACGATGTTTACACTGAGGTTGTAAGTGTTCTCCAGTTAATGACCAATAAAAGAAATATATGGCTCGGTAAGGAGAATGGTTATTCCGGTGGAGCTGGGAACATGTTTACTTATAACAATTCTTTAGCTCTTGCGGGATTAAAAGGCAAGTCAGGACTGCTGATAGATAGTTTACAGCCTGTTGTCTATAAACCGCTAGAATTAGAGTTTTATGACCTTAATTGGGGTGATGAATCAATCAGCTGGTCTGAGAGTAGTGCTTATATTTCTGAAACGATTGCTGCGAACAGTACGAGTAGAGAGCAATCCAGTTCATTCACTATTACATACTCTGAAACAAATGGCATAACAGACAGTTGGTCAAATACAAATGGCATTACTACATCTATGGGAGTGTCACTAGAAAAAGAAGTCAGTTTTTGGAAATTTGCTGGTGTTAAATTTGGTTGGGAGTTTTCTCTTGCTCATGAATTTTCTAGAACGGTTGGAGAGGAGGTTTCAACGGAAACAACGGTTGAGGGTAGCTCAACGGACAGTTTAGTTGTCCCTTCTGGTTCTGTCTATGCCTTAAAATCAGTTGTTTATCATAACAAAGGAATGATCCCTTACACCGCAAGATATATTAATAAATATGATGGAGAGTTATTTGAGGTTAGTGGCTCAATTGAAGCAACTGAGTATGCCACAAAGTTCACTCAATGGCTTGAAATTGGGTATGTAAGTGATGAGGGGCAAGTGATCCTTTATGACCAGTACCAAGATGAGTTTTCGCCTTTCTTACCTCAATCACGCTCAATTTCATCAAGTTATAATTTGAACTCTTTATCACCAATTCCACAAGGAACAGCTTCATTTGAAATTAAGTCAACTAATGGAGACTCATTGGGGGTTATTGACAATGTGTCTATTAGTTTGGATGACTCGAACTGGGTGATGTCTGAAGAAGAATACCTATTTAGGCGGATAAATGGTATTGACTAA
- a CDS encoding YHYH protein, with translation MKTVSIIFLSFLLLACGGSSNDDTSTSDELNNTAPNADAGSDQSIALGNTISLDASNSNDADGDTLTFSWSLTTQPTNSTSTLSNYDSATISFTPDIIGTYIFTLSVSDGSETATDTVQVSVVSVSPDTIETPAVTIGEGNTVVSNLFSQGSRVAATGEITDNDGVLWAVPADVNFSDISFPLASDLYNPYNSGNSFSTDSEAVSALSSSNIVEIDESGELITAYIFADNYFEMYINGIPTGKDPVPFTQFNSNIVQFRVDVPFQVAMLLVDWEENLGTGTELNGSSQYHPGDGGMVAVFKNEDGNIIGVTDGTWKAKATYIAPISDTSCLQNSNNERDSSLCSTEAPTELTNIMGLHWAQDANWFTESFDDSDWPLASTFTNDTVGVDNKPSYTNFTNIFDDTSADAQFIWSNNIVLDNEVLVRKTIGDTTNVSSSLCDVEMVDSATVLSCSGDSLVVESKGRVDESYYPMMVGIKEGGWNGQYPAAQPYTGNNAFILPLSPTLADEPTIQIKNAVGMAVNGIPIFFPQTPGATGGASCVLETGSEGCLRDAIEDGEMDNCGGHSGRGNDYHYHQLTNTNGCLIDIVESEFGANTPVGIMYDGYLIYPRVLDGSSQYDYTYQDALDGSVNSDLLYIYTDKISLTDSCGGYISSDGTPYYAATDDFPYITNCMIGEFDASSPVTTQGASSDTSTTSGAITNYYTETQTDGGLCHYLVFGGGQTTEFCE, from the coding sequence ATGAAGACTGTTTCAATTATATTTTTAAGTTTTTTACTACTTGCTTGCGGGGGGAGTTCTAATGATGATACTTCCACAAGTGATGAGTTGAACAATACAGCACCGAATGCCGATGCTGGTAGTGATCAATCTATTGCCTTAGGTAACACTATCTCGTTAGATGCCAGTAACAGTAATGATGCCGATGGAGACACATTAACATTTTCATGGTCACTAACTACTCAGCCCACAAACAGTACTAGTACACTATCTAATTACGATTCAGCCACTATCAGTTTTACACCCGATATCATTGGAACTTATATTTTCACTCTTAGTGTCTCTGACGGTTCTGAAACGGCAACAGATACTGTACAAGTATCTGTTGTGTCAGTATCACCTGATACAATTGAAACACCAGCAGTTACGATAGGTGAAGGAAATACCGTCGTAAGTAACTTGTTTTCTCAAGGAAGTCGTGTCGCAGCAACTGGTGAAATCACTGATAATGACGGAGTGCTTTGGGCTGTTCCAGCTGATGTAAACTTCTCTGACATTAGCTTTCCTCTTGCCTCTGATCTATATAACCCTTATAACTCTGGTAATAGTTTCTCAACAGACTCGGAAGCTGTATCTGCACTGTCTAGCTCAAATATCGTGGAAATTGATGAAAGTGGCGAGCTAATTACGGCATATATTTTTGCCGATAACTACTTTGAGATGTATATAAATGGCATACCTACAGGAAAAGACCCGGTCCCTTTTACACAGTTTAATTCAAACATTGTTCAATTCAGAGTCGATGTACCATTTCAAGTAGCCATGTTGCTTGTGGACTGGGAAGAGAATCTAGGAACAGGCACAGAGCTAAATGGTAGCTCTCAATATCATCCTGGTGATGGCGGTATGGTTGCGGTTTTCAAAAATGAAGATGGTAATATTATTGGTGTAACTGACGGAACCTGGAAAGCTAAAGCAACTTATATAGCTCCTATCTCTGATACTAGCTGCCTGCAAAACTCAAATAATGAGAGAGATTCAAGCCTTTGCTCAACTGAAGCCCCCACAGAACTCACCAACATTATGGGACTACACTGGGCGCAAGATGCCAATTGGTTTACAGAAAGTTTTGATGATAGTGACTGGCCGTTGGCTTCAACTTTCACAAACGACACCGTTGGAGTTGATAACAAACCTTCCTACACTAATTTTACAAATATATTCGACGATACCAGTGCTGACGCACAGTTTATTTGGTCAAATAATATTGTCTTAGACAACGAAGTGCTCGTGCGTAAAACTATTGGTGATACTACAAACGTATCAAGTTCTTTATGTGATGTCGAAATGGTAGACAGTGCAACTGTTTTAAGTTGTTCAGGAGATTCATTAGTTGTAGAGTCTAAAGGCCGAGTTGATGAAAGCTATTACCCAATGATGGTAGGGATTAAAGAGGGGGGCTGGAATGGTCAATACCCAGCTGCCCAACCTTACACTGGCAACAATGCCTTTATTTTACCACTATCACCAACACTAGCAGACGAGCCAACAATCCAAATCAAAAATGCCGTGGGTATGGCGGTAAATGGGATACCGATTTTCTTTCCGCAAACACCTGGTGCAACTGGTGGTGCTAGTTGTGTACTTGAAACTGGAAGCGAAGGCTGTCTACGTGATGCAATTGAAGATGGTGAAATGGACAACTGTGGAGGCCATTCAGGCAGGGGAAACGATTACCACTATCACCAACTTACAAATACAAATGGCTGTTTAATTGATATTGTAGAGAGTGAATTTGGTGCGAATACACCTGTTGGGATTATGTACGATGGCTACTTGATTTATCCCAGAGTACTCGACGGTTCAAGTCAGTATGACTATACATATCAAGATGCTCTAGATGGCAGTGTTAATAGTGATTTACTATATATATATACCGATAAAATAAGTTTAACTGATAGCTGTGGTGGATATATATCATCAGATGGAACGCCTTACTATGCAGCGACTGACGACTTTCCATACATTACTAACTGCATGATTGGAGAATTCGACGCTAGTTCACCAGTGACAACTCAAGGAGCTTCATCTGATACAAGTACAACGAGTGGTGCAATTACTAACTATTATACTGAAACCCAAACAGATGGTGGACTATGCCATTATCTAGTTTTTGGCGGAGGACAAACCACGGAGTTTTGTGAATAA
- the argA gene encoding amino-acid N-acetyltransferase gives MRTTELVDGFRQSTPYVNAHRGKTFVIMLGGEAIDQPGCRSIINDIALLTSLGIKIVLVFGARPQINDALCDAGIITQFHNDVRVTNNESLKVIKQVAGAMQLDITARLSKSLSSTPMSGSNLNVVSGNFVISQPLGIDNGVDYHHSGKVRRIDVDGIRHQLNNNSIVLLGPITASVTGESFNLTAEEIATQVALKLNADKMLGFCKEAGILDENGEALAELMPNEAEQVLAHHREQSSTCMSASVFLQAAIDACRGGVHRCHLVSYEEDGALLQELFSLDGIGTQIAPQSSEQLRSATISDINGIINLIRPLEEQGYLVRRSREQLEIEIEQFTVIDRDGVIIACAALYPFDEDKMGEFASLAVHPQYRDADRGSILLRSVINKAKRIGYKSLFALTTRSIHWFLEQGFDCVGVEDLPDKKRSLYNYQRRSKVLKLDLTGLPKNR, from the coding sequence GTGCGTACAACTGAACTCGTAGACGGTTTTCGTCAATCAACGCCTTATGTAAATGCGCATAGAGGTAAAACATTCGTAATTATGCTGGGTGGAGAAGCGATCGATCAGCCTGGTTGCCGTAGTATTATTAATGATATTGCGTTACTGACGAGTCTCGGTATCAAGATTGTATTGGTATTTGGCGCGCGGCCTCAAATTAATGATGCTCTGTGTGATGCTGGCATAATTACCCAGTTTCATAATGATGTACGGGTAACCAACAATGAGTCACTCAAGGTTATTAAGCAAGTTGCAGGCGCTATGCAGCTCGATATCACTGCGCGTTTGTCTAAATCATTAAGCAGCACCCCTATGTCGGGTTCTAACCTTAATGTGGTCAGTGGTAACTTTGTTATCTCTCAACCGTTGGGCATTGATAATGGTGTCGACTATCACCATTCAGGTAAAGTTCGTCGTATTGACGTAGATGGAATTCGCCATCAGTTGAACAATAACAGTATTGTATTACTTGGCCCGATCACCGCATCAGTCACCGGCGAAAGTTTTAATCTAACAGCAGAAGAAATTGCCACCCAAGTCGCACTCAAACTAAATGCAGACAAAATGCTGGGTTTCTGTAAAGAAGCGGGGATCTTAGACGAAAATGGCGAAGCTTTAGCTGAGTTGATGCCAAATGAAGCGGAGCAGGTATTAGCCCATCATCGTGAGCAAAGCTCCACTTGTATGAGTGCCTCGGTATTTTTGCAAGCGGCCATTGATGCATGCCGTGGTGGTGTACACCGCTGTCACTTAGTTAGCTATGAAGAAGATGGCGCTTTGCTTCAAGAGCTATTCTCTCTCGATGGCATAGGTACGCAAATCGCGCCACAAAGCTCTGAACAATTACGCAGTGCGACGATTAGCGACATTAATGGCATTATCAACTTAATTCGACCACTCGAAGAGCAAGGTTACTTGGTTCGCCGTTCTCGTGAGCAACTAGAAATAGAGATTGAGCAGTTTACCGTGATTGACCGCGACGGCGTGATCATCGCCTGTGCCGCACTTTATCCATTTGATGAAGATAAAATGGGTGAGTTTGCGAGTCTCGCGGTGCATCCGCAATATCGCGATGCAGATCGTGGTAGCATTCTACTTCGATCGGTCATCAATAAAGCCAAACGCATCGGCTATAAGAGCTTGTTTGCTCTGACAACGCGCAGTATTCATTGGTTTTTAGAGCAAGGCTTTGATTGTGTGGGTGTTGAGGACTTACCTGATAAAAAGCGTTCGCTTTATAACTATCAAAGGCGTTCTAAAGTGTTAAAACTAGACCTAACAGGATTACCGAAGAATAGGTAA
- a CDS encoding cold-shock protein, giving the protein MSNKTTGKVKWFNELKGFGFIAPDNGSQDVFVHFKSIEIEGFKTLTEGQSVAFNIEKGAKGPQANSVTLA; this is encoded by the coding sequence ATGTCAAATAAGACAACTGGTAAAGTAAAATGGTTTAATGAATTAAAAGGTTTTGGTTTTATCGCACCTGATAATGGTAGCCAAGATGTTTTTGTTCATTTCAAATCAATCGAAATTGAAGGTTTTAAAACTCTGACTGAAGGTCAAAGTGTTGCTTTCAATATCGAAAAGGGCGCTAAAGGCCCTCAAGCAAATAGCGTTACACTCGCGTAA
- a CDS encoding PD40 domain-containing protein, with protein MKPNLTLLTILFLSLSGSVFSHTQDTPHVKENAYFGECPPGLVPKVFEPKIVSPNGEFESGTFTPDMKSYYFTRAIGEDKKRGFFVIHKENNQWGKVSETDLRWPQFSYDGSKMFIGKMYRERDGNGWSELKSPGAFIKHMAHGRSVSASGTYYFTGYKKRGVVGALYYSRLINGEYEEPIKLRDDMNQGEYIAGSMIAPDESYLIWSVQRAEGFGQSDLYISFKEQNGTWSKVINMGATINTEKQESSPQLSPDGKYFFFIRGDWHVNGSGKRVYEGKQHWVDIQVIKNLRLKSEFT; from the coding sequence ATGAAGCCGAATTTAACTTTACTTACAATATTATTTTTAAGCCTAAGCGGTAGTGTTTTTAGCCATACACAAGACACACCCCATGTAAAAGAAAATGCGTATTTTGGTGAGTGTCCGCCGGGTTTAGTACCTAAAGTCTTTGAGCCCAAAATTGTTTCACCAAATGGGGAGTTTGAAAGCGGTACATTCACGCCCGATATGAAATCGTATTACTTCACTAGAGCGATTGGCGAAGACAAAAAGCGAGGCTTCTTTGTTATCCATAAAGAAAATAATCAGTGGGGAAAGGTGTCAGAAACCGATCTACGTTGGCCTCAGTTTTCTTACGATGGCAGCAAAATGTTCATCGGTAAAATGTATAGAGAACGCGATGGCAATGGCTGGTCTGAGCTTAAAAGCCCTGGCGCGTTCATAAAACATATGGCCCATGGCAGATCGGTTTCTGCGAGTGGCACTTATTACTTTACCGGATATAAAAAGCGAGGTGTTGTTGGCGCTTTGTATTACTCTCGACTTATCAACGGGGAGTATGAAGAGCCTATCAAGTTAAGAGACGATATGAATCAAGGAGAATACATAGCGGGTTCCATGATAGCGCCCGATGAGTCTTATTTGATTTGGAGTGTGCAACGAGCTGAGGGTTTTGGGCAATCTGATCTCTATATTAGTTTTAAAGAACAAAATGGCACTTGGTCGAAAGTTATAAACATGGGAGCAACAATTAATACAGAAAAACAGGAAAGCTCCCCTCAATTATCACCTGATGGAAAATATTTTTTCTTTATTCGAGGCGATTGGCATGTGAATGGAAGCGGCAAACGTGTTTATGAAGGAAAACAACATTGGGTAGATATCCAGGTGATTAAAAACTTAAGACTAAAAAGTGAGTTTACTTAA